In the Quercus lobata isolate SW786 chromosome 5, ValleyOak3.0 Primary Assembly, whole genome shotgun sequence genome, one interval contains:
- the LOC115991473 gene encoding uncharacterized protein LOC115991473 gives MSSSDLSHNTTNTNNGNSNGGGYSNEDEQDYRTMETQLEKLRKDLEYINLNFSKFKKSADEVAAGSRDLLLHTLDKSLGDLRAKALTPALKAKQKTQLKSRIRVLSDIVIKLKLHIPNLSTIASAAGTINRVDVGFGLDDLQVIDELPDLHYNTLFNQSYAFQDFRDIYSSLDDRTKLCLLCFALIPENEVVKKRLFVYWWVGEGFSSSTSSSSPLQGGEEKTYEKMGDEIFLKLVKTGCIEAVNKKHRLVADTYKMNPFIRSAMIEFAKEARFFDFDEKGNPIALNPTADFSTCHRACLVLSDSSQKLLRTGSRSDGSPLDHEKLQTIFNVNEPFPDFFKLEWFSKLKNVKVLYLGRWKNSASHHIEVESGVFLKGLRSMKFLRFFSLQGISRITKLPDSVCMLSSLRILDLRACHNLELLPDGIGSLKQLTHLDISECYLLEYIPDCLALRTPSP, from the coding sequence ATGTCTTCGTCTGATCTCTCCCACAacaccaccaacaccaacaaTGGCAACAGTAACGGCGGCGGCTATTCAAACGAGGACGAGCAAGATTATCGTACCATGGAGACCCAACTCGAAAAATTGAGGAAAGATCTCGAGTACATAAACCTCAACTTCTCCAAATTCAAGAAATCTGCAGACGAAGTGGCTGCTGGCTCCAGGGATCTCTTACTACACACACTCGACAAGTCCTTAGGCGATTTAAGAGCCAAAGCTCTCACTCCGGCTTTAAAAGCCAAGCAAAAGACTCAACTAAAATCCAGGATTCGTGTACTCAGTGACATTGTCATCAAGTTAAAGCTTCACATCCCTAATCTCTCTACCATTGCATCCGCCGCTGGTACAATTAACCGGGTCGATGTCGGCTTCGGTTTAGATGACCTCCAGGTGATTGATGAATTGCCTGACTTACACTACAACACACTCTTTAATCAAAGCTATGCTTTTCAAGATTTTAGGGACATTTATAGTAGTCTTGATGATAGAACGAAGTTGTGTTTGTTGTGTTTTGCTTTGATTCCGGAGAATGAGGTTGTGAAGAAGAGGCTTTTTGTGTATTGGTGGGTTGGAGAAGGCTTTAGTAGTAGTACTAGTAGTAGTAGCCCCTTACAGGGGGGTGAAGAAAAGACGTATGAGAAAATGGGTGATGAAATATTCCTGAAGTTAGTGAAGACCGGCTGTATTGAGGCTGTGAATAAGAAGCATAGGCTGGTTGCGGATACTTATAAGATGAATCCTTTTATTCGTTCCGCCATGATTGAGTTTGCCAAAGAAGCCAGGttctttgattttgatgagaaagGGAATCCCATTGCTTTGAATCCCACTGCTGATTTTTCTACCTGTCACCGGGCATGTTTAGTACTAAGTGACTCTTCTCAGAAGTTACTAAGAACTGGGTCTCGATCAGATGGGTCTCCATTGGATCATGAGAAATTGCAAACTATATTCAATGTCAATGAACCTTTTCCTGACTTTTTCAAGTTGGAGTGGTTCTCAAAGTTGAAGAATGTCAAGGTTCTTTATCTGGGGAGGTGGAAGAACTCGGCTAGTCATCACATTGAAGTAGAGAGTGGTGTATTCTTAAAAGGGTTGAGAAGTATGaaatttttaaggtttttcAGCCTTCAAGGAATCTCTAGGATCACAAAGCTTCCGGATTCTGTGTGTATGCTCTCAAGTTTGAGAATCTTGGATCTTAGAGCATGTCACAATCTAGAGCTGCTTCCCGATGGGATAGGCTCACTGAAGCAGCTGACACACTTGGATATATCTGAGTGTTACTTGCTTGAATACATACCGGATTGCCTTGCTCTCAGAACTCCTAGTCCTTAA
- the LOC115989759 gene encoding probable disease resistance protein At5g45490, which yields MAQEIDQYLKDQFCNGLKVGESGSKIPLRTYFEEISKLLEQIFQSSWIADSSNREKVREKLYYLNNVLTECQMLSWRDQLTVCKIRRKLNEITEELRGWVPNGTTTAQPNGQVSSSYERQVTQWSTRVVDASKVHGFDNEVTLLEKLVLRQGSDDQFKAIGIVGKAGVGKTTLCQVIFNKPEVQKYFLPRIWVCMSRKPNEDNDTRVAIVKRMLDCLGVDEEIINKVHGDHSLKGLLYALHQQLYRKRYLIVLDDARNNDAEETQAFYGKLDSLLSRDGEWDCLAYGLPKGCGGAVIVTSRNEELAKNMVGEENLLRLLPRSDTESFWKIFKDAVEKGTDKDSTPLQFKPSNVEDLKKQILQKCDGFPITAKMLGEIMHDPVKQLQDQAAPNVTQQAATDSQNSII from the coding sequence ATGGCACAGGAGATTGATCAGTATCTAAAGGACCAATTTTGCAATGGCCTCAAGGTGGGAGAGAGTGGCTCAAAAATTCCCCTGCGCACCTACTTTGAGGAAATTAGTAAATTGCTTGAACAGATTTTTCAATCATCCTGGATTGCAGACTCATCAAACAGGGAAAAGGTGAGAGAAAAGTTATACTACCTCAACAATGTTTTGACTGAATGCCAAATGCTATCTTGGAGAGACCAACTGACCGTGTGTAAGATAAGGAGGAAGTTAAACGAAATCACAGAAGAGCTCAGGGGCTGGGTTCCAAATGGAACGACTACTGCACAGCCTAATGGTCAAGTAAGTTCATCATATGAGAGACAAGTTACCCAGTGGAGCACTCGGGTAGTTGATGCATCTAAGGTTCATGGGTTTGATAATGAAGTGACATTACTTGAAAAGTTGGTTCTTAGGCAAGGAAGTGATGATCAATTCAAGGCAATAGGCATTGTTGGTAAGGCTGGTGTAGGAAAAACAACACTGTGTCAAGTAATTTTCAATAAGCCGGAGGTTCAGAAGTACTTCCTTCCAAGGATTTGGGTATGCATGTCAAGAAAACCAAATGAAGATAATGACACAAGGGTTGCAATTGTCAAGAGAATGTTGGATTGCCTTGGAGTTGACGAGGAGATCATCAATAAGGTTCACGGGGATCATAGCCTCAAGGGGCTCCTCTATGCTCTTCACCAGCAATTGTATAGGAAGAGGTATTTGATTGTGCTTGATGATGCCAGGAACAATGATGCAGAGGAGACACAAGCATTTTATGGTAAGTTGGATTCTTTGTTATCCCGTGATGGAGAATGGGATTGTCTTGCTTATGGACTACCAAAAGGGTGTGGTGGAGCTGTTATTGTGACAAGTAGGAATGAGGAATTAGCAAAGAACATGGTTGGGGAGGAAAATCTACTTCGTCTTCTACCACGTTCAGACACGGAGAGCTTCTGGAAAATATTCAAAGATGCAGTTGAGAAAGGCACAGATAAGGACAGCACACCGTTACAGTTCAAACCTTCAAATGTGGAAGAtctgaaaaaacaaattttacagAAGTGTGATGGCTTTCCAATAACTGCAAAAATGCTTGGTGAGATCATGCATGACCCAGTAAAACAACTACAGGATCAAGCCGCTCCAAATGTTACACAACAAGCAGCCACAGATTCGCAGAATAGTATCATTTGA
- the LOC115989758 gene encoding uncharacterized protein LOC115989758 has translation MVYIIPRKFKKFYDTWNVQTFILFSLTLQTILILCAPSRKRTGNVIVIWLIWSAYLLADWAANFAVGLISNRQDDTFGKAGVPADRYDILAFWAPFLLLHLGGPDTITAFALEDNALWLRHFVGLATQVAAAFIVFGQSLPTNKLWVPTVLLFIAGTIKYGERTRALYLANLNKFRESMLKPPDPGPNYAKLMEEYASKKDAKLPTHMEMIGEPNKESKAALFAEDVGDLTDDVVVVGHAYRFFNIFKGLIVDLIFSFRERHDSRLFFQKRESEDAFKVIAVELNFIYEVLYTKVVVVHSILGCVVRFISWSVVVAALLTFYSIDKKGFHKIDVRITYTLLFGAIGLDTVALFMLIFSDWTVASVKKSMEISFIRPIAKFVCIPLRYYLSFKRINWPPQEPQQSSRTPESINCLERVRRILFKRWSEYLYTYDFIEYCLKERPKTTSLNVFDYLWCFLICVIEAFGLKDFYDRMRYVSKKPCTKELWNFIFEQLKEKSKLADDPETAKRICAARGDWILQDSEWNSGSTKLMSYVVDFDYDQSLMSWHIATELCYTRDTNNPPDGSREISKTLSDYMLYLLVMQPTMMSAVAGIGQIRFRDTCAEAKKFFSSRDLKDKGTKEEHKEAACERLLGINTDVPPVAVKGDRSKSVLFDACILAKELENLYKDKPENKWKLMSEVWVELLSYAAGHCRANTHAAQLSKGGELITFVWLLMAHLGIGEQFQINEGHARAKLIVGK, from the coding sequence ATGGTTTACATCATCCCTCGCAAGTTCAAGAAGTTTTATGATACATGGAATGTCCAAACCTTTATTCTGTTTAGCCTTACACTACAGACCATTCTAATTCTGTGTGCACCGTCAAGAAAGCGAACAGGAAATGTAATAGTAATCTGGTTGATCTGGTCAGCTTACTTGCTTGCCGACTGGGCTGCTAACTTTGCAGTTGGACTTATTTCCAACAGGCAAGATGACACTTTCGGCAAAGCTGGAGTCCCTGCTGATCGTTATGACATTCTGGCATTTTGGGCTCCCTTTCTTTTGTTACACCTTGGAGGTCCAGATACCATAACTGCTTTTGCTCTGGAGGATAATGCCCTCTGGCTGAGGCACTTTGTTGGGCTTGCAACTCAGGTTGCTGCTGCTTTTATTGTCTTTGGGCAATCACTTCCCACAAACAAACTATGGGTTCCTACTGTCCTCCTGTTTATTGCTGGAACCATTAAGTATGGTGAGAGAACACGTGCTTTGTATCTTGCAAACCTGAATAAATTCCGTGAGTCGATGCTTAAACCACCTGACCCGGGGCCTAACTATGCAAAGCTCATGGAGGAATATGCTTCAAAGAAAGATGCCAAACTTCCAACTCATATGGAAATGATTGGAGAACCCAATAAAGAATCAAAGGCTGCACTTTTTGCTGAAGATGTAGGTGACCTGACGGATGACGTTGTGGTTGTGGGGCATGCTTATCGCTTCTTTAACATCTTCAAGGGTCTCATCGTGGATCTCATCTTCAGCTTCCGTGAGCGCCATGACAGCCGTCTATTTTTCCAGAAAAGAGAATCAGAAGATGCATTTAAAGTAATAGCAGTTGAACTCAACTTCATCTATGAAGTTCTCTATACTAAGGTTGTTGTAGTGCATTCAATTTTAGGATGCGTAGTCCGATTTATATCCTGGAGCGTGGTTGTGGCAGCCCTTTTGACCTTCTATTCAATTGATAAGAAAGGCTTTCATAAGATCGATGTTAGAATTACCTATACCCTGCTGTTTGGTGCTATAGGCTTGGATACAGTTGCTCTCTTTATGCTTATTTTCTCTGATTGGACTGTTGCTAGTGTCAAGAAGTCTATGGAAATTAGCTTCATACGCCCTATTGCCAAATTCGTTTGCATTCCCCTCAGGTACTATCTATCTTTTAAGAGGATAAACTGGCCTCCTCAAGAGCCTCAACAGAGTTCAAGGACTCCAGAGTCAATAAATTGCTTAGAGCGGGTTAGAAGAATCCTATTCAAGAGGTGGTCTGAATATCTCTATACATACGACTTCATAGAATATTGCCTGAAAGAACGTCCAAAAACCACGTCCCTTAATGTCTTTGATTACTTGTGGTGTTTTTTGATTTGTGTCATTGAAGCTTTTGGCCTTAAGGATTTCTATGATAGGATGAGATATGTGTCGAAGAAGCCATGTACCAAAGAGCTATGGAATTTCATCTTTGAACAGCTGAAAGAGAAATCCAAGCTCGCAGATGATCCTGAAACTGCCAAGAGGATATGTGCAGCTAGAGGTGATTGGATTCTTCAGGATAGTGAATGGAATAGTGGTAGCACTAAATTAATGTCTTATGTTGTTGATTTTGATTATGATCAGAGCCTTATGTCGTGGCATATTGCTACTGAACTCTGCTATACAAGGGACACAAACAACCCTCCCGATGGTAGCCGTGAAATCTCTAAGACCCTCTCGGATTACATGTTATATCTTCTTGTCATGCAACCTACTATGATGTCTGCTGTGGCAGGTATTGGACAAATTAGATTCCGAGATACCTGTGCGGAGGCCAAAAAGTTCTTTAGCAGTAGGGACCTAAAAGATAAAGGAACAAAAGAGGAACATAAAGAGGCTGCCTGTGAAAGACTCCTTGGTATAAATACAGATGTTCCACCTGTAGCTGTGAAGGGAGATAGAAGCAAATCTGTCTTGTTTGATGCATGTATTCTGGCCAAAGAGCTGGAAAATTTGTACAAAGATAAACCCGAAAATAAATGGAAGCTAATGAGTGAAGTGTGGGTGGAATTGCTGTCATATGCAGCAGGTCATTGCCGGGCCAATACTCATGCTGCTCAACTTAGTAAAGGAGGTGAGCTTATCACTTTTGTCTGGTTATTGATGGCGCATCTTGGCATTGGGGAGCAGTTTCAAATAAATGAGGGCCATGCAAGGGCAAAACTGATTGTGGGAAAGTAA